One Vicia villosa cultivar HV-30 ecotype Madison, WI linkage group LG5, Vvil1.0, whole genome shotgun sequence genomic window, GGAATcgaatcaaacaaaataaaagaaaaccgtGAGGAATATGAGGGTGCTCCGGCCACTTCAGGATCTGATAACGAATGGAAAAGCTCCAGGGACACTCGAAGAACGTTTATGAATCACCAAATCCTCTTGAATTCTCTTGCAAGATTGAATccgaaattgatttttctttaaatcttcaagAACTCAATTAGGGTTCTTATTGCTTAGAAAAACCAACCCTTTGCCTCTAGAATGACTAGATACTTATAGGTAAATGAAATAGGTTAACAAATATGGAGAGAATCTACTTGAATCTTGATTTGCAAGTTGTGAAAttttgattgaaatttggttcataatctttctattttggtccAAATTTTGATTCAATATCACCACACCCAATTTGCACGAATTATATTGATAAAATCACTttaatgatgattgaatttgatccatatagtatctctaatcaaatatttgatttttctttgattttcttaattttaatcatcttttaaatgaataaaaatccatataaaatcaaataaagctCAATAATTCGTGGGAGTTGGATGGGATGTCTTTGATAACTTGGGAaacaagattgggccataaaacGTTGGACTCCTttgcaaaaaaaatcaatttgaagccttttgtttcacattttccctctcaaaatcgaccaactctgacaaggcatatctccctcaatttttagggTATgtaggagttctaggactttttggaaacctcaaggtgtcctctacaagccactttggaagcttttttcaatttgaagaatttatcttgatgatataggctttgaaaaaaaactgcttttggttgactttcaaaaaggacctataatgttttgatccatatctctcaaatgaagcatttttagacttggcatgtgagagacaaaattgtagagaattcagtttccttcaaaatgagatttggatggaaaatttctgacgttccatgtgagagttatggctagtcaaagttcagttgactttctcctatacaaaccttAATTTGGGaaccttttgatttgttgattttcgatctttctttgatgaaccatgatcaattcttgatcaaatggtgaatgatacttcaatatgaggatcttgacaaaaaatcaggagttttgactttactttgaccacagttgccttctaggttaacttagtcgactgttgactttctgaacaattgagtgaccaatcctttgaattgagacttgatacttgtcatggaaatgatatgagatatattgagccatatgagatgccttggagccattgattcactgattttccttttaataagtcaaaccctaatttatgagccttgcataggagaatgtgtctaggaGTTTTAGATATTGATTTGAACTTGTATAAGAGAagtagtgtgggcaaattttggggtatgacaatatataGCATATTTGATTGTAAGCCGGATTATGCCACTCTGCATCTTTAGAATGAAAAATTCACATAGCATAAAACTACTACTAATGGAATGATAAATCTCATATCAGTATCAGAATCATTAAACATTACAAAACAAATAAGAGTAAGATATTTGTGACAAAAAACAATTAGATTCGAAGGTGAATAAGATAAGTTACCGAATTATCTTCATTGTTATGAGGAAGACGAGCCGCTTGGTGAAGGGGTGAATCGATGCTACTACAAACCAGTTTATCACAGGTTTGTTGTTCTCATCGGGTTGGCACATGGTACTGAGGCATGTTGCTTGGCTTTTATTTATCTGAAAGTTGAGATCTGAACATGTTGGTTTTAGTAGTGCATATAACAGTTTTTCTTGTAGATTGTGGTAATGGAAAACAGGATGATGAAGATGGAAGACTTTAGGTGTATAGAATACTATGTTATTTTAGCTTTTAACATTTTATGAATTTGTATAATCTATATCATTGCTTGTGTACTTTATACCAAAGCACATAGTCAGAAATATTCGCTATATTTTATCACTATAGCTGTATTGTATTAGCAGTTTCCAAAATCAATCATATCTGTTCGTGGACTGCTAAGAGCCTACCATCTGCGTGTTCACTTGCTACCATAGCTTGGACTCTTACACTTATTGCCATGGGGTAATCTACTCTCTATGATCTATTTTCTTCACTTTATGCACTATAATTATAGTGATCTAACAAGAGTTCAATTTTCTGCAGCTTTGCGTGGAAAGAGATTGAGCTTTAAATTAGAAACGCGCGTCTGGTAAGCTAAGAAAAAAAATCATCTGACAACTTTTATTCTCTCCCTTGGTGAAATAGagtgttccgtaggtgcatctacggaacaatctGTTTTTTTAATTCATGTCATTTTCATGACGAAACTCCATGTTTAAAGACATACATTTTCCAGATTCAGTAATGCAATTTAAAGACAACAATAGGTAgaccaataaaaatacaatatataaataatttcggTCAAAGTGTCGagtacatcatcaaatacaaacaaaaataaaatataaatacatcatCAAATATAACTACTGAGTATGCCGTGCGTCCTCCCGCGTACCATCATGGGCATCCCCTTCGAATCCACGAAGGGATCTGCTGGCTCTACCCATAGCATCAAGTGTCCCACGGGTCCTAGCACGATGTCGATGGTAGGGAAATGCACTCTCTGCCATCTTGATCATATCATCCAACACACGCCTAGAAGCAGTACCCTCAGGGAATAAACCCTCTACAATGGCTCCGATGCCCCTGTCAGCTATCTGACGACACAGAGGAAAAAGATCCTCAGTGTGGTCCAACTGAGCCTGATGCGCACGGAGAATCTCCTCGTGGGCTGGTATGGGAGAAACTCCCTCTACAGCTGGAAGCATGTATGGATGTGAGACTATATAGTACCATGTGATGTACCTCTCGGCACAACTCCAATTGTGCTCTGCTAGCGTCGCCCGTGCCTCCTCAGGGACCATGTGATGCTCCCATtctgcaaagacctcatctaacTGCCTACGGGTCATGGTGATGAGAGCTGAAACATGAGGATCGCGAGGTATCTTCTGCTCTCCAAACTGACGCATGACGCACTCCAGAAGGTAgcgtatgttagaacaagatttgttctggtcaatattctatgttttgatgataaaattatatatgaattttgtataagacaatgtggtactctaatcctttgcattttccatttcaggaaatatataaagagtatgcacaaagaagCGCTCAGAGAATCCTCCTGttatggacaatagctttgatgcttcttctgctggaccttctgtctctgttctgataaacactatgaaggctcttcaacagaatcaagctgatttgGCTACCCGTCTGGACAAGCACGAGGATACTCATGATGAGTTCAGATCCTTCATCAAGGATCAGAAGgaagacactgctgagattaagaaccttctggccgtcttagcttctaggcttagccagtcgtagtctgtcttttgTCTTAgcctgttttctttgtttttgcatctgcttctatctttttgtatcttctgattaatcaatgaaattttaTCTTCTTCATTCTGTGTGTcttttttatctgaatcttttatgctttttgatgttatgacaaaagggggagcaacatgataattgaattgatttattatatcagttgctgggattaagtctcaacattcctaacattatttgcaagttttatgtctttgatagtttttgcaggaatgaGACATTCTGAAAAATCTCAACATGAGAagaaaatacatggggaaaagcaattctaagaaGAAACGTGTTCTtagagaattgaagcaagcttagtgctctgaagcttcaagatcaaaagcaagaagaatgctctgataacattcaagaatgctctgatacatttaagAATGTTatgattcaattgattacaaaggagaaattcaaagctctgaagctgtcctatggaagcaagaagcagaagctctgaatgttctgatgctctattcaaagtgaaagtctcgactgaaatggaaaaatactcagggaagtcttttatttataaattcttctagtatttatttcagggggagattgttaatcttagggggagacatattcacatattcggattatatgcttatgctatatctgtgaaattgtcttgtgtcatctgatattctagttacaaattcatatcaattatatatgtttttgtcatcatcaaaaaggaggagattgttagaacaagatttgttctcatcaatattctatgttttgatgataacattatatatgaattttttataagacaatgtggtactctaatcctttgcattttccatttcaggaaatatataaagagtatgcacaaagcagcactcagaagcactgactcagaaggttctggatggctacatcagaacatggtctggcaagacatcagaagatagtcaagctgaatcagaacatgaactatgaagcatcagaagaacatgaagtcagaagacaagatgatgctctgcaccaagctgttgactctgaaattcaaacgttgttatctacaaatctgagtccagaagcaagtacaagatgaaaggctattaagtctaatctctgactgacaaaaggaacattagaagctacaaaaggcaaagtcagtaaaagcagcaaaagcatggctcgaggtagttgacaaaagtgtgaaacattaaatgcatcgatgtactattcacacaaagcattaaatgcaacccaacggtcatcttctctcaacgcctatatatagaagttctgatcagaagcagcaaaaaacacttgcgcaaaatactgaaacgctgtcaaattcaaagctcacgaatttcatcttcaacctcacaaactcttggaatatttagtgagtgttaagcttagaacttaagataaatatcacagttgttattatagctttattagaagcaaaacatactcttgtaaacattattttacattgtttgtaaaaggttcctagagtgatcaatttgtgatcagtagactctagaagacttagaagttttctaagtggtgatttcctagagtgatcaagttgtgatctctATACTCTAAatgacttagaatttttctaagtggataaccattgtaatcagttggattagtggattaaatcctcagttgaggtaaatcaatctaagggggtggactggagtagtttcgttaacaacgaaccaggataaaaataattgtgttctttgttcttatcttacaagtttttaaagtcacacttattcaaacccccctttctaagtgtttttctatccttcagcgtACAACAATCATCGAGCTGGCGaccaaccatccagaatacatACATATCTCATCAAACGGATCCGCCACTCGGTGCTCATCATAGCAGCAGTACCTGTTGTCCTCAGCGGCCATGCGGTCAAGAGAGCACCTGTAGGGATCCGGCACCTGGTTCCCTCTAAGGGGGGTGAAAGCACTGGCACGTGGCATGACCTCAGTGTACTCCTCTACCTCTCCCTAGCCAATAATGTCTAGGAAGTGTTATAGTATCCAACCCTAAAAAAACACGGTTATTTTCAATTacaataaaaaactataaaaaagtaGAAAAGTGTAAGATTATTACCAACAAAAGAGTACAACTGCCTGCAACTGTCCTTGCCTTCCACAGACATCCCTCTCCAAGTCTATGACAATTGTACGCCATTACAGCCGCTCcctagttgtactcatggatacaTGTTATATCCGATAAGTACGTCAGGTAGACGATGTATGTGTACgtcgagctcgtgtccacaaagagctgAGTGCCTATCAAATATAGGAAGTAGCATCTCAGCGCCCGCTCTGTGTGTGTAGCCTGCTCTAACTCATCCCCCTCAGCCTGTAGTTCCGCAGTGAGCTCCGCATCATACTGTCTCTGCAGGAACCTAAACCTGACGTGGGCCCCTCGtgtcctctccacctcctcaaggGCGTCATCGGGATCAGCCCCCAGCTCAGCAATCAACATATCCTGAGCTTCCGCCTTCGTCAGCCAACTGTGACAAAGGAGGGTACCCCTGATAGGAAGATGAAGTAGGCATGCCACATCATCTAGGGTGATGGTAATCTCACCGTGGGGTGGATGAAATGAGGATGTCTCAGGATGCCATCTCTCCGCAAAGGCCGCAAGCATACCATTATGTATGGTATCGTAGCCGAGCACGCAAAGGTCCCTCATGCCTGAAGCTGCCAATACCTCCTGAAACCATGGCTCGTCAGAATGTGCGAGATCTTTAATCTTCCGCCCATGGTCGTAGAACCTCTGGGGATCCCTActctaaaatttttaaaaatgtaaaaCGGTTAGTAATAAGCTAGGTAAAAAATGATGCAAATAAAAAGTAACTAACAAATAAAATGTACCTCTCCATCCCATATATGTCTAGCTGCATGCTCGTCATACCTTGTCAAAAGGGATGCGTCTACAGGACCCCCAAGGTACCAAATAGGCTCCGTCACCAGCTCATCCTCGTGGCCTTGCGTAGGTGGCACATTCGATCCTACATCAGGAGTAGAAGTAGAAATAGTGCCAAGACGACGTCTGCGGGGTGGTGGCATCTGTGAGGAATCCTCATGATCGTCCCGAGGCCTCCGTGGTGTAATAGTAGAGGGGGCAGTAGATGCTGAAGGCCCGACTGGGACGGGTGAAGGAGTAGgccctgtaacacccttctaaaccccgcggaaatttttaaacaattatatcagagtaaaacataaacacaagggtgccacaattatataaaataaataaaccaatcatggtcaagtcatgcttcatt contains:
- the LOC131604396 gene encoding protein MAIN-LIKE 1-like, translating into MPPPRRRRLGTISTSTPDVGSNVPPTQGHEDELVTEPIWYLGGPVDASLLTRYDEHAARHIWDGESRDPQRFYDHGRKIKDLAHSDEPWFQEVLAASGMRDLCVLGYDTIHNGMLAAFAERWHPETSSFHPPHGEITITLDDVACLLHLPIRGTLLCHSWLTKAEAQDMLIAELGADPDDALEEVERTRGAHVRFRFLQRQYDAELTAELQAEGDELEQATHTERALRCYFLYLIGTQLFVDTSSTYTYIVYLTYLSDITCIHEYN